Proteins encoded together in one Arvicanthis niloticus isolate mArvNil1 chromosome 7, mArvNil1.pat.X, whole genome shotgun sequence window:
- the Pgcka1 gene encoding PDCD10 and GCKIII kinases-associated protein 1 isoform X1 — MGCRCCKMIQSYLFDPVQVPSPGFVNEVNNCKLEEDDTVRLKGTQNSNAEVARNALHGGSLSKSESRGSTTGLPRQRPLPQEDSEERPCVEKHGVFNGISPTATLQSVRSPRPHQVDNGSWASSPWVATIDSAHSAQPFLEGEDYRKQSCILPTLEGTQMVGHGDCRAPAEALAVADHIPYIPAPDYPQLWSPSVDNADPEEKDYLFENHSEVEPLPEIHPRVSQQGLSMPFSLKRSWDSLNEAGTTEALSVYLKKEDPTHPTPVADSGNEREDPHTYNGDREGVVADEDAEVAEALAALEAATAGEDADDAD, encoded by the coding sequence CTATCTCTTTGATCCAGTTCAAGTGCCCTCCCCTGGTTTTGTCAATGAAGTAAACAACTGCAAGTTGGAGGAAGACGACACTGTCAGACTAAAAGGCACCCAGAACAGTAATGCTGAGGTGGCCAGGAATGCCCTACACGGGGGGAGCCTGAGCAAGTCAGAGAGCAGAGGCAGTACAACTGGTCTACCTCGCCAAAGACCGCTCCCCCAGGAGGACTCAGAAGAGAGACCCTGTGTGGAGAAGCATGGTGTTTTCAATGGCATCAGCCCCACTGCTACTCTGCAGTCTGTCAGGAGTCCCAGGCCCCACCAGGTTGACAATGGCTCCTGGGCCAGCAGCCCCTGGGTAGCCACCATAGACAGTGCTCACTCAGCTCAACCCTTCCTTGAAGGAGAAGACTACAGGAAGCAAAGCTGTATACTGCCCACCTTGGAAGGGACCCAGATGGTGGGACATGGAGACTGCAGAGCCCCTGCCGAGGCCTTGGCAGTGGCAGatcacataccatacataccagCCCCAGATTACCCCCAGCTCTGGAGCCCCTCGGTAGACAATGCAGACCCTGAAGAAAAGGATTATCTTTTTGAAAACCACTCTGAGGTGGAGCCCCTTCCGGAAATTCACCCCAGGGTGAGCCAGCAGGGTTTGAGCATGCCCTTCTCCCTGAAGAGAAGCTGGGACTCACTGAATGAGGCAGGGACAACAGAAGCTCTGAGTGTCTACCTTAAAAAGGAGGATCCCACTCACCCTACACCAGTGGCTGATTCTGGAAATGAGCGGGAAGACCCCCACACCTACAATGGGGACAGGGAGGGTGTTGTGGCAGATGAGGATGCTGAGGTGGCAGAAGCCCTCGCAGCATTAGAAGCTGCTACTGCAGGAGAAGATGCAGATGATGCTGATTAG